A DNA window from Calliphora vicina chromosome 1, idCalVici1.1, whole genome shotgun sequence contains the following coding sequences:
- the Esp gene encoding sodium-independent sulfate anion transporter, with protein sequence MKLNPASDHVYFNDGFKCSSISITTNLNETNAADSGGAAGNGDGSQGSNEFILTEDGKKIIPPAKTIECARTWLQERSKKTFNKKILHKRLPILKWLPKYNSEDAVGDLVAGITVGLTVIPQALAYSGIAGLPAAYGLYGSFLGCFVYIFLGSCKDVPVGPSAIVALLTYQAAQGSWQRSVLLCLLCGIVELLMGVFGLGFLIDFVSGPVSSGFTSAVSLIILTSQIKNILGIAARGSTFIEIWGHIFDNIKDISATDTVLGITCIVILLMMRLLSSYKIGPKDPELRSKTQNVINKFIWIIGTSRNAILVILCCIMGILLHKEHEGTPFKVIGYIPQGLPSFALPPTHLNVNDTITGKEETFFQMVHSMGSGLIVVPLISLMENIAICKAFANGKPVDASQELIAIGVANIANSFVQGFPGTGALSRGAVNNASGVRTPLSNIYSGALVILSLIFFTPYFYYIPKATLAAIIIAAVVFMVEVRVIKPMWRAKKSDLVPGVGTFIACLVLPLEMGILLGVGLNVIFILYHAARPKLTTEILTSPAGNEYLMITPDRCIIFPSVDYVRNLVNKQSMRNNIPVVIDASHIYGADFTAATVIESLLKDFAQRQQLLFFYNLKPSICAIFESVSPTEFVVYYQEQQLDELLKERDYNQDKTETV encoded by the exons TAACCGAAGATGGCAAGAAAATCATACCACCAGCCAAAACGATAGAATGTGCGAGAACCTGGCTGCAAGAACGTTCGAAAAAAACCTTTAATAAGAAAATTCTGCACAAACGTTTGCCCATATTGAAGTGGTTGCCCAAATATAATTCCGAAGATGCTGTGGGAGATTTAGTGGCTGGTATAACAGTGGGTTTGACGGTCATACCACAAGCTTTGGCCTATTCTGGCATAGCAGGATTGCCAGCAGCA TATGGTCTTTATGGTTCCTTTTTGGGCTGTTTTGTGTATATATTCTTGGGCAGTTGCAAAGATGTGCCCGTTGGTCCTTCAGCTATAGTGGCTTTGCTTACCTATCAGGCGGCCCAGGGCTCGTGGCAAAGATCGGTGTTGCTGTGTTTACTTTGCGGCATAGTGGAATTGTTAATGGGTGTTTTTGGTTTGGGTTTTCTAATTGATTTTGTATCGGGTCCTGTGTCTTCGGGCTTTACATCGGCCGTGTCTTTGATAATATTGACATCgcaaatcaaaaatatattggGTATAGCAGCCAGAGGTTCTACGTTTATAGAAATTTGGGGCCATATATTTGATAATATTAAGGATATCAGTGCCACCGATACTGTTTTGGGTATAACTTGCATAGTTATATTGCTAATGATGAGA CTTTTATCTTCCTACAAAATTGGTCCCAAGGATCCGGAATTACGCTCTAAAAcccaaaatgttataaataaatttatctgGATTATTGGCACCTCACGCAATGCCATCTTGGTGATTTTATGCTGCATTATGGGTATACTTTTGCACAAGGAACATGAGGGCACACCTTTTAAAGTTATTGGCTATATACCTCAGGGTTTGCCTAGTTTTGCTCTGCCTCCCACTCATCTAAATGTTAATGATACTATTACGGGCAAAGAGGAAACCTTTTTTCAAATGGTCCACAGCATGGGTTCGGGTTTGATTGTGGTACCTTTGATTTCATTGATGGAAAATATAGCTATTTGTAAAGCTTTTG CTAATGGCAAACCAGTAGATGCTTCCCAGGAACTTATTGCTATTGGCGTTGCCAATATAGCAAATTCATTTGTTCAGGGTTTTCCAGGTACCGGAGCTTTAAGTCGTGGTGCTGTTAATAATGCCAGTGGTGTTAGAACACCCTTGAGTAATATTTATTCTGGAGCTTTGGTTATTTTATCCTTGATCTTCTTTACGCCCTATTTCTATTATATACCCAAGGCTACATTGGCTGCCATTATTATAGCCGCTGTTGTGTTTATGGTGGAAGTGCGAGTGATTAAGCCCATGTGGAGAGCCAAAA AAAGTGATTTGGTACCTGGTGTTGGCACTTTCATTGCCTGTTTGGTATTGCCTCTGGAAATGGGCATACTGCTTGGTGTGGGTCTTAATGTCATCTTCATTCTATATCATGCAGCTAGACCAAAACTAACCACAGAAATACTAACCAGTCCGGCCGGCAATGAATATCTTATGATAACCCCCGACAGATGTATAATATTCCCCTCCGTGGACTATGTACGGAATTTGGTGAATAAGCAATCCATGCGCAATAACATACCAGTGGTTATAGATGCCTCTCACATATATGGGGCCGACTTTACGGCAGCCACTGTTATTGAGTCGTTGCTAAAGGATTTTGCTCAACGGCAACAATTGCTattcttttacaatttaaagccCAGTATTTGTGCTATATTCGAGAGTGTGTCGCCGACGGAATTTGTTGTCTACTATCAGGAGCAACAATTGGATGAACTGTTGAAAGAGAGGGATTACAATCAAGATAAAACTGAAACAGTTTAA
- the LOC135959387 gene encoding 60S ribosome subunit biogenesis protein NIP7 homolog, whose protein sequence is MKRLSDERAKILFEKLSKYIGTNVKQLIDRPDGTYCFREHLDRVYYVSERILKLSECFGQKKLICVGTCFGKFSKTDKLKFHITALYYLAPYAQYKVWVKQSFEQQYLYGNHIPKSGLGRITENAGQYQGVIVYNMNDLPLGFGVLARSTTECKAADPLTTVCFHQSDIGEYIRSEDTLF, encoded by the exons atgaagcGTTTAAGTGATGAAAGAGCTAAGATTTTATTCGAAAAACTCTCAAAATA cATTGGCACTAATGTCAAACAATTGATTGACCGTCCCGATGGCACCTACTGTTTCCGTGAGCATTTGGATCGTGTTTATTACGTTTCCGAACGTATTCTCAAGTTATCCGAGTGCTTCGGCCAGAAAAAACTTATCTGCGTTGGCACTTGTTTTGGCAAATTCTCCAAAACCGATAAATTGAAATTCCACATTACCGCCTTATACTATTTGGCTCCCTACGCTCAATACAAGGTGTGGGTAAAACAATCTTTTGAACAACAGTATCTGTATGGCAATCATATACCTAAATCTGGCTTGGGACGTATTACCGAAAATGCTGGCCAATATCAAGGAGTCATTGTTTACAATATGAATGATTTACCTTTGGGCTTTGGTGTTTTGGCTAGATCGACAACTGAATGCAAAGCTGCTGATCCTTTGACCACAGTGTGTTTCCATCAATCGGACATTGGCGAATATATAAGATCGGAGGATACTTTGTTTTAG